One genomic region from Pseudomonas hormoni encodes:
- a CDS encoding paraquat-inducible protein A, which yields MRAIDAGILICTECHELNKQDADTDEQVCTRCGALVHARRPNSVMRTWALLVTAALLYIPANVLPIMTVSSLGQGDPSTIMSGVIQLVQHGMIPIAAVVFIASILVPTFKLVGIALLLFSVQRRQPLSARQRIWMYRFIEFIGRWSMLDIFVIAILVAVVNFGRLASVEANLGAIAFASVVILTMLAAVTFDPRLIWDNTESDDDYD from the coding sequence ATGCGGGCGATTGATGCAGGCATTCTGATTTGTACCGAATGCCATGAGTTGAACAAGCAGGACGCTGACACCGACGAGCAGGTCTGCACTCGTTGTGGTGCGCTGGTTCACGCGCGCCGCCCGAACAGTGTGATGCGCACGTGGGCGCTGCTGGTTACGGCCGCGCTGCTCTACATCCCGGCCAACGTGCTGCCGATCATGACGGTCAGCTCTCTCGGTCAGGGCGATCCCAGCACCATCATGTCCGGTGTGATCCAGCTGGTTCAGCACGGCATGATTCCCATCGCCGCCGTGGTTTTTATCGCCAGTATTCTGGTACCGACGTTCAAGCTGGTGGGCATTGCCTTGCTGCTGTTTTCAGTACAGCGCCGCCAGCCACTTTCGGCACGTCAACGCATCTGGATGTACCGCTTTATCGAGTTCATCGGCCGCTGGTCGATGCTCGATATTTTTGTGATCGCCATCCTCGTGGCGGTCGTGAATTTTGGACGGCTTGCCAGCGTCGAAGCCAATCTTGGCGCCATCGCTTTCGCCAGTGTGGTGATTCTGACGATGCTGGCTGCAGTAACTTTCGATCCCCGACTGATTTGGGATAACACGGAGTCGGACGACGACTATGACTGA